DNA from Struthio camelus isolate bStrCam1 chromosome 18, bStrCam1.hap1, whole genome shotgun sequence:
AATGTGTCAAGGGTTTGCTTCACCTGCTGTCCTAAAGCACAGTTAAATGATGCTATTATACTGTCCTTGTTATTTTTGTAGAAAGTAAAGGATTTTGTTAACAATTTACTGTATGTACCTGCTTTTAGAAATTTTAAGTATAGAACAGCGGTATTTTGTGTTCACTGTGAATTTAGACAGAAAAGCAGGGACAGTTCTTCTTCACTGCATATCTCAAGCAACTGCAAATGTTCTGACAAGCCAATTACTACCTTGTCTCCAGTGAACAAGTAAGCAGCCAGATGTTGTTCATTAGAATTTAATAAACAGTCCTGTTAATGCACATTGAAACAGAATCCCTTGTTCATTTTCTCTATTTAGTTGGttctaaaacaataaaaagggCCGGCAAATAGTGATTAAAGTGTATATTGAATGAATTTTACATGAAGAAAGCAAATTGACTgcagaaaaaatactttcattacCACTTTCCAGGACTGATAAGGTGTACACACTCATCAGCAAATAGTATTTTTAGTAGACACATCTAGTGGTTTAACTATTGCTCCATCAGTATTAAATTTAAAAGGAATTAGGATTAGGATTTAAATATAAGTCTATTAGgatttaaatatattcagtttCCTCGATTTTCAATAGTCACTGCACCCCGCCCGCCCAGGGCCCAGCTCAGCGCTCGcgcgcggcagccccgcgcccgcgcagccccgccccgagcgccccgcccgccccgccccgccgcggcgcaggcgcaggcgacgccaccgccccctcccgcccgcggcgCCTGCGCAGAGCGGCGCGGCCTGCCCGACGCCGCCGCCCGCCTTGGCCGCTGCGCCGTGTCACTGGACGCCGCGAGCCTCAGCGGGCCCGCCGCCCGCGTGagtgagggagggaaggagggagggagtgggggcggcgggctggcgccGGGCCTGCTCCAGCCCCCGAGCCGCCTTGTCTGGCttgcgctgcccccgcggccgccccggcccggcggcccccgccccccgcgcggctGCGGCTCCGTCCCCGTCCGCGGGGCCCCCGGAACGGCGGttgctggcggcggcgcggggcagtgGCGTCTGCGGGCAGGGCTGCCGGCGCCGCCGTTGCGGGGGCCGAGGCGGGTTTCGGGGGTGGTgaggcccggccggcggcgccgggcggcgggtgCTGCCCTGCGAGGCACCAGCGAGGAGAAACGGGGCTTTTGAAGGCGGCGTCGGGgagaggggcggccgggcggccggggctcgCCGCGCTCAGTGGGCCCTTTCTCGCTTTTGCAGAGCGAAGATGAGTCTGTTTGGATCAACCTCGGGGTTTGGTACTGGAGGTACCAGCATGTTTGGCAGCACGACTGCGGATAACCATAACCCGATGAAGGTATGGGCGTTGACCCGTGTGAGAACCGGTGCCCTCTCTCCTGTGTTTTAACGTGTTCTAACAGCCCTGCGTCCGAACTCACCACATAGAAGTGATAGGATCATCACGAGACAGTTTTCAGGTagggctaattttttttttttgtcttctaatcTTTTATAGGATATTGAAGTGACATCTCCACCTGATGACAGCATATCTTGCTTAGCTTTTAGTCCACCAACATTGCCTGGTAATTTCCTCATTGCGGGATCATGGGCAAATGATGTAAGTACTCTCGATCAGACCTGCGGAAGGATCAAGTGGAAGTGTTGGTGCTTAAACTGCGAAACGTGATCCTAAAAGCTTGTGGCAGGACACCTGCAAATTTTTCTCCTTGCAGGATTGCAGAATTGTTTTTTAGTGCCCAGGCACTAAGAAGTTTGACATGGCTGAGCTGCTTTTGCTGAGCAATTTGATTATGATCTTCAGAACAGTCATTCTTCTGCTGAATTTCTTAAGCTCCGTCTCAGGAGACAGTCAACAGTTTTCCtattagatttttattatttcggctttctttttttctgctggtcTGTTTTCTAGCTTCATTTTCTAAGAAGATTAGGCTAACACAGTTACGCATGTATTTTCCAGTCAAAGAGCAGTGGTGAATCTTAGCTGGTTTGACAGCGTAGTCTCAAAAGGATTAATATCCACGAACCTTATTGAAATTTCCATTTGGATAGAAGGATGAGATCCCAATCAATACAACCAGGGAGGGGAAGACTGGAATGTAAGCTCAGCAGTTAACCGTTCTCTTTGGTCTGTTGGCCTGCACATACACCACTGAGATGCGTACAGGAGGCAGCTCCTTCCTAGCTGACGGTTTAGGATTCTGCAGGAGAGCACTGGGAGGTGTTACGTGGTCATAAGGTGCTTTTGAGGGGGAGCTGAAGTTGTTCTTGGGTTGAGAACGTATGGCTGCATGGATGAAGGGAACACAGTCTGAGGAAATAAGGTTTCATTAGTTCTTTGGAAATATTTGATATTTAGAATTGTTTGATTCGTTAGATTAAGGTTAGGAACGTCAAGGAGAGAAATCTCTTTAAGTTTTTGTATTAGTACATTAACATCTGTGTATGCGTCTCCTGTTGCAGGTTCGCTGCTGGGAAGTTCAAGATAACGGACAGACCATTCCAAAGGCTCAGCAGATGCACACAGGGCCTGTGCTGGATGGGTGCTGGAGTGATGTACgttctcatttaaaaagaaattaaatgaactattttcatccaaaaagctaaacaaaacagcATGTGGTTTCTAGTCACACACCAGTGCCAAATGTGCATGAATCCCATAATTATTGTATAGGCTTGTTATTGTAACTCTATGCTAAGCATGCCTAACGTGGCCAGATAGGATGAGTGAAAGTCTGTTTAAAAGTAAGAATGTTTTTAAAGCCTGGTAAGATCTAGTACGCTTTTCTCTGTTGGTTTTAAAGTAAGCTTAGAAAAGGCCTTGCACTGAGGATCTTGAATCTGAAACAGTACTATATTTTAAGTTGAGTTTCCATTGTAcgttgtttgtattttgtttttatattttgccAGAGCTATGAGATTCTACAGAAATGTGTTTACAGCAACAGTGTACATTCTCTGAAATTATCTAGTCGTGATTTGACTAGCAAAATGTTGAAGGGCTGTTATCAGTACTAAATGTTTGCATAATATTTCacagtacaagaaaaaaagggCAGTGGCCAGTTTAACtactgcagttttttttctctcctctttaaaCATTTTGTAACCAAAATGAGCGTTTTTCAGTCTATTTCGGCAAATAACCCTTGTGCGTTCACACCTTATCTTTGGGATAGAATTTGGCTTTGTCACTGGTAGATAGCTATAAGGAAACAGTAATGCGCTAGTATATAGAAATGGCTCTTTTGAGAAGTTTATGATGGCATCACTAAATGCACAAGCATAATACAGGATTGAAAAGATATTACAATTTTTACatgtttctcctttctcttgcagTCTATGTACAGAACTATCCCTTTGTTATTACATTGCTGTTAATATTGCTAGCAAAGAGCAAGACTTAACAGTACATGTTAATTAATctcttgacttttttctttttgattttaggATGGGAGTAAAGTATTTACTGCTTCCTGTGATAAAACTGCCAAAATGTGGGATCTGAACAGTAATCAGGCTATTCAGATCGCACAGGTAAGCAAACCCTGAACTATTTcgtttcttttttcctacttttatcAAAGGCTATTTTTATAAGCTAATTGAGCTAGTGTTTAGTGCTTCCAAATTAGATGAAGAGTTTGTAGGATGCCTTTAATGTTGTTAGATGTTGAAGTGCACATAAATGAGAACTGCTGTCAAAGTGATTTGAATAGCCTatgcaatatttttctgtatcttaCCTGAAAGAGCTCTTTCCATCACTGCGGTGAGCTCATGAGATCATTCAGCTGCATGCTGGTTACGCTGTCTCAGCCTGCGTTGTTTTTGTTTCTCCGTGTGTTGGGTACCTAGTCCCTGCTATTGCTTACCTCCCGATTTCATATAGGTTGTTCTAGTCATCTTTTTTCTACTTAAACttcacagaggagagaaaattatAAGGAACTGATGAATTCACTTTCACAAATACCAGCTTTCTGCTGTATCAGTGGCAGTCAGGAATTATAATTTACATTCTCATTTTAGAACGGAATGTTCATAGAACATGTAGTTACGGTGACTAAAATGAGTTATCAATTACATAGTTAAAGAGAAGAGTATTTTTATTGATTGCTTTTTCAAGCTTATTTGAAGtgaaaaaattcaggtttttaaatCTTGATCTTAAAATCTTATTGAACGTAAGCCTTTTTTCTGGAGCTGTTCTCAGAAGAAGCTTTTTTTCACCAATTAATGCAGGTTGTTATTTCTTAGGAAGTGTTGATTTCTAGCATGGTGGATGATGATGTCTTTATAAACACCAATAGAAAACCCCGTTGTTCATGGTTCATATTTCTGCTGTGACCATCttcctgactcttttttttttttttttctcctctgtagaTGTTTATACAGTGCTCAACCACACAATAAGGTCATGATCCACAAATTTTATCCTAACTGCTGTGACTAAAATAATGAATCACCATTTTTTTGAAGGCATAAAAAGTGTAAATGCATaccaaaaaataaagcattaacatAAGTTAGAAATGTGGACTATCATTTTAGTAACTGTACCTGTGCTTGTCCTGTCCTCTTCAGCATGATGCTCCTGTTAAGACTATCCATTGGATTAAAGCACCAAATTATAGCTGTGTGATGACAGGAAGCTGGGATAAAACTTTGAAGGTATGAGTTTTACTTGAACGAATGGGTACAAAGGGTGCTAATATGtgtgcataaaaatatttgtgtgaagtgaaaatattttcttaaatacacTAATACAAAAAACAGATTAATGAAGTAGTCTGACATTAAGCATTGCAGTACTCAGACTCTAGACAAGAGTGAAACAACTTGGTGTAGTACTCACTTTTTCTTTACTAAGGTAGCTGGTATGGTGTGTCCTAAACTCAAGCataagtttggtttttttgtctcCATTAGTTCTGGGATACCCGTTCACCAACACCTATGATGACGTTGCAGCTCCCTGAAAGATGTTACTGTGCTGATGTGGTAAGCCAAGAAATGCAGTAAACTAGTTTCAGCTGGATGGTTTGGAGTGTTAATAAACTTGACAGTCTTTCTTTGAAGCTTCTCTAGGTTAGCACTAAATACAGATTTAGTATTTGATTTCTGTTTGACCTTTGCAGTAAGACATAAACTGATTTTCTTGATCAGGCCCCTAGAAAATAGGTGTTTGCATCACACAAAGCACCTTTACTATCCCTTTTGACATCACAAAATTCAAATCAACGCTAGGACTGAACTACCCTATTTCTGCACCGGAATTTATATCACTATTCACTTTCTTATTGGAAGGGTCATCTAATAATTAGAATGTTTTTGATATGTTTAATTTCTTAGGGGCAGAGAACtaatttgttgttttgtttgaagATATGTCTACAGCTGGactttgttctctctcttccctctttcccctctccctcccctctgcccctAAACCAGCTTAATTCCTTCAAATTTTTGATGGATTTGTGTGAAATAACAAATAGAATTCTCTGTCATGCTGTTAACACAACCTTTTCTCTTCCAACCTATTTTACAACCTTATCCAGGTTCATCCTATGGCTGCTGTGGCCACTGCAGAAAGGGGTTTGATAGTTTATCAGTTAGAGAATCAACCTTCTGAATTTAGAAGAATAGAATCTCCTCTTAAACACCAGGTAAATAGTTATGTGTATTACAAGTGTATTTCTACTGACCGTTGAAGTTTTGGACTTgtcattttttcagtaaaaacaaataatatttcaaaGACTGAGTTCTTTATCTTGGTATGGCACATGTGCCAATTAGACTATCATTATGGTggtatgttaaaataaaattccacTTCCTGCAACTCTGTATTTGCTGCCTGTAGTGGGACCACGTGAATTGAAATGAGTTTTTTGGAAAACCCTGAGTTTAACAAAAGAGCTTTGAGAttaccttcttcctttcttttttttttttttttttttttaaaaaacttctatGGACAAATCTGTTGTACCTGAAGTAAGAATGATTTCAGTGGCATTCCTTACCAAAATAAGAAATGGCAGAATATTTAAGTATTAACTGAGTATAATCATGACAGTGTTGtcatattaaataattttattttgttaaatgcaCAACATTGAGGGTTGTAATAGTCTGCAGACCTGTTGTGTGCAGGGGCTTTGCAAGAGTTAAAAAGAGGAAGATAACCTGTTGTTGAACcttattttaattctgattttgtttcttctggttgtttttaattttgcaagTGGTTGTAGTCTACACGTGTAATGACAATACTTATTCCAAGGAGGTGGGATTAATAATATTTCACTGGTATTTggta
Protein-coding regions in this window:
- the RAE1 gene encoding mRNA export factor RAE1 isoform X3: MSLFGSTSGFGTGGTSMFGSTTADNHNPMKDIEVTSPPDDSISCLAFSPPTLPGNFLIAGSWANDVRCWEVQDNGQTIPKAQQMHTGPVLDGCWSDDGSKVFTASCDKTAKMWDLNSNQAIQIAQHDAPVKTIHWIKAPNYSCVMTGSWDKTLKFWDTRSPTPMMTLQLPERCYCADVVHPMAAVATAERGLIVYQLENQPSEFRRIESPLKHQHRCVAIFKDKVNKPTGFALGSIEGRVAIHYINPPNPAKDNFTFKCHRSNGTNTSVPQDIYAVNGIAFHPVHGTLATVGSDGRFSFWDKDARTKLKTSEQLDQPISACCFNHNGNIFAYASSYDWSKGHEFYNPQKKNYIFLRNAAEELKPRNKK
- the RAE1 gene encoding mRNA export factor RAE1 isoform X1, giving the protein MSLFGSTSGFGTGGTSMFGSTTADNHNPMKDIEVTSPPDDSISCLAFSPPTLPGNFLIAGSWANDVRCWEVQDNGQTIPKAQQMHTGPVLDGCWSDDGSKVFTASCDKTAKMWDLNSNQAIQIAQHDAPVKTIHWIKAPNYSCVMTGSWDKTLKFWDTRSPTPMMTLQLPERCYCADVVHPMAAVATAERGLIVYQLENQPSEFRRIESPLKHQHRCVAIFKDKVNKPTGFALGSIEGRVAIHYINPPNPAKDNFTFKCHRSNGTNTSVPQDIYAVNGIAFHPVHGTLATVGSDGRFSFWDKDARTKLKTSEQLDQPISACCFNHNGNIFAYASSYDWSKGHEFYNPQKKNYIFLRNAAEELKPRNKKYSSVLITQTRCCASLLKAASCPFTRGREKDKVFSQPSLCGVG